A genomic window from Pecten maximus chromosome 2, xPecMax1.1, whole genome shotgun sequence includes:
- the LOC117318443 gene encoding uncharacterized protein LOC117318443: MYILYVHLSEQCPQVMSRLGLFILVVARVWAGDPYHDTAEADQSQGEKEDTEWYYISAAVLFGVVILFMIVIAFLCNIRYLADTCDKIKHVLCATSKECVPVTHHHDDDEYKQSLMSPGYSSGSESAMCATKNDKQDGKQ; this comes from the exons atgtacatcttgtATGTCCATTTGAGTGAACAATGTCCTCAG GTGATGAGTCGATTGGGGTTGTTTATATTGGTCGTGGCTCGTGTTTGGGCAGGCGACCCATATCATGACACTGCGGAAGCAGACCAATCACAGGGA GAAAAAGAGGACACCGAGTGGTATTACATCTCTGCAGCTGTTTTATTCGGTGTTGTTATACTATTTATGATCGTGATAGCATTCCTATGCAATATACGCTACTTAGCGGATACGTGCGACAAGATCAAACATGTTCTCTGTGCGACGTCTAAAGAATGTGTCCCCGTGACACATCACCATGACGACGACGAATACAAACAGTCGCTGATGTCTCCTGGGTATTCTTCTGGGTCGGAATCTGCTATGTGTGCCACGAAAAATGATAAGCAGGATGGCAAACAATGA